The Thermoplasmata archaeon DNA segment CATAGTGTTGGAGGTTCGTGTTCGTCGCGAACGAGGATGCGGTGTTGAACGCCAGGTCGGGAGTGAACCCCTGGAATGCCAGCAGGCCGTAGACGAACCCGAAGATGAGCGCGTTCGTCAGAATCATGGCCGTGAGGTACTGCTTCCAGGTCATCGGGGCGTCCTTGTCGATGCCTGCGACTTGGAAGAGCGCGCGCTCGATCCTCGACCAGGTCCGCTCGAATGGCCGGGGCTGGCCCTGGATCAGCAGCGCAATGTACATGCCAATCGCCCAGGCGAGGATTAGGGCGAAGGCGAAAGCCACGACGAACTGGACGATTTCGGGAATCATGAAAGGTCAGCCCCCCACAATCCCTCGATGCGCGGACCGGTTGGCCGGAAAAGGTCTGGGCGAGATGGGGTTCGGAACCGAATCTGCTCCTTAGGGCCCGCACGGGTGCGGAGTCCCGTTTCCTCGATACCGAAGTCGTTTGTCTGCGGATTCCTCATTCATCGGTCCTAACTCCCGAGAGTTCAGGGCTTCCCGTCCTCCCTTCATCGACGACCCAGGCGTCCGGCCGCGCAGAAGCTCGGACTTTATCAACCTTGGCATGGAGCCTCCTCCGTTCCGACGTACGGAAATCGACAACACGCACGGCGCGGAGGCCGCGGTCTGTTGCTCCCACCCTACATCCGTGACGTGGGTGCTGTATCTATAACCCGACCATCCAGCAATCGGCCAACCGCGCCAGCCATGACCCTGCGCCAATTTTGATAAGCGGGGTGCCTCTGCCCGACGGGACGTGTGACCGGTCGGGGACACGCGGTGTCCAGTGGCTGGGGAGACGCGATCTGGGTATGGCGAAGTCGGCGGATGACGCATCGGAGACCGTGCGCCTCTGGGCCCGGCTCCCGCTGGACCAGCTCTACCAAGAACTCTCCACGGGGCCGGACGGCCTGACCGCGGTCGACGCCGCACGACGCCTCGACGAGCGCGGCTTCAACGTTCTTCCGGAAGCCAAGAAGACTCCGCTCTCGCGGAAGGCGCTCGCCCAGTTCAAGAACCTGTTCAACGTCCTCTTGATCGTCGCCGCGATCTTGTCATTCGGGACGAACACGCCCCAGATGGGGTTCGCGATCCTCGCCGTCGTTGCCATCGCGGTCTTGTTCAGCCTGTTCCAGGAGCGCCGGGCGGAGCGGGCCGTGGAGGCGCTCCGGCTGCTTGTCCCCGAAGAGGCCAAAGTGATCCGGGAGGCCACGACGAAGAAGATTCCCGTGTCCTACGTGACGGTGGGTGACATCCTTTCCCTCGAAGAGGGAGACAAGGTCCCCGCGGACGCGCGCCTAGTCAGCGCGTTTGAGCTCGACGTGGACAACTCAAC contains these protein-coding regions:
- a CDS encoding cation-transporting P-type ATPase, which produces MAKSADDASETVRLWARLPLDQLYQELSTGPDGLTAVDAARRLDERGFNVLPEAKKTPLSRKALAQFKNLFNVLLIVAAILSFGTNTPQMGFAILAVVAIAVLFSLFQERRAERAVEALRLLVPEEAKVIREATTKKIPVSYVTVGDILSLEEGDKVPADARLVSAFELDVDNST